The following nucleotide sequence is from Synechococcus sp. CBW1004.
AAGCGGTCGACATGGGCCCGGATGGGGAGCGCGCCCATGCTGGCCGCTGAGGCAAGGCGCTGGGCATGGGCAGAAGCAGGTCCTTGCCGCCGGCTGCGCCACTGCCCTGCGCCAGTTCCATACGCCAGCGCCCCGGAGCTGGCCGATCGTCAGGAGGATCAGCCGCGGCCACGCCCTCCCTCGGGGCACCGGATGAGGGAGTCGGGGATCAGAGCAGCCCGGTGGCCAGGAACTCGCCCGCAAGCTTGTCCAGCTCCTCCATCGGCCTGGCAGCCCCCAGTTCCAGCTGCAGGCAGGTCGCCGCCTGGCGCAGAAGGGCCGGGGCGAGGGCGTCAGCGGTGCAGCCGGGGATCCAGTCCACCAGGCGCCCCACCGGCAGGCCCGTGAGGCCGCACGGGGTGATCGCCCCGAACCCGTCCAGCGGCATCTCCACATTCAGCGCCAGGCCGTGCTGGCTGATCCAGCGGCGGGCCCCCACCCCGATCGCCGCCACCTTGCGGCCCTCCAGCCACACGCCCGTCCGTCCGGCGACCCGCTCACCGCGCAGGCCGAGCTCAGCGAGCAGATCGATCACCACCTGCTCAAGGCTGCGCAGATAGAGGTGCAGGTCGGAGCCGCGGCGGCGCAGATCGAGCACGGGATAAAGCACCAGCTGGCCGGGGGCGTGATGGGTCACCTCGCCGCCGCGGTCGATGCGATGCAGCGGCAGGGGCGGAGCGGCCGGATCGAAGTGGAGGTGCTCCAGGCTGGCGCCGCGGCCGAGGGTGTAGCAGGGCTGGTGCTGCAGCAGCACCAGCGCCTCGGGCGCCCGTGGATCAGCCAGCAGGCGCGCCTGCAGGGCGCGCTGCCAGCGCCAGGCCTGCGCGAAGGGC
It contains:
- the lipB gene encoding lipoyl(octanoyl) transferase LipB, with the protein product MEPSTTANLFVAAVPVPFAQAWRWQRALQARLLADPRAPEALVLLQHQPCYTLGRGASLEHLHFDPAAPPLPLHRIDRGGEVTHHAPGQLVLYPVLDLRRRGSDLHLYLRSLEQVVIDLLAELGLRGERVAGRTGVWLEGRKVAAIGVGARRWISQHGLALNVEMPLDGFGAITPCGLTGLPVGRLVDWIPGCTADALAPALLRQAATCLQLELGAARPMEELDKLAGEFLATGLL